The Chiloscyllium plagiosum isolate BGI_BamShark_2017 chromosome 20, ASM401019v2, whole genome shotgun sequence genome has a window encoding:
- the LOC122560090 gene encoding P2Y purinoceptor 1-like, whose amino-acid sequence MSEASALFGVLSTSDSRQLNQSAFCEIHKDFQNTFLPVIYVTVFAVGFSANCLVLVSLSLKLRKWTSLDMFLFNLGLADLLYVITLPFLVVYYANGHRWTFGKAFCKMTRLLFHLNLYGSIGFLTCISVQRYLGIVHPMKVLGRWNRRRSLLISLLVWGLVLAQTSADLHFTKTNLNGTKCHDTTVNEELTDYLLYVQVITVTGFSIPLLTIIASYCQIAVVLSRKNDLNNTLKERSRNLAIVVMVVFSICFTPYHVLRYLNLNFRHFQLKGLCARNTNTVYLLYQIARGMASLNSCIDPLVYLVARGDMLTKVKTFKNRLHLPLTSPKSTNCRIPQMILITDEMVIRKETAV is encoded by the coding sequence ATGTCGGAAGCAAGCGCTTTGTTTGGCGTGCTGTCAACATCAGATTCCAGACAACTGAACCAATCTGCCTTCTGTGAAATCCACAAGGACTTTCAGAATACGTTTCTCCCAGTAATTTACGTCACTGTGTTCGCGGTTGGTTTCTCCGCGAATTGTTTGGTGCTGGTCTCTTTGTCCTTGAAATTGAGAAAATGGACCAGCTTGGACATGTTCTTGTTTAACCTGGGCCTGGCTGACCTCCTGTATGTCATCACTTTGCCCTTCCTGGTGGTGTACTACGCCAATGGACACCGCTGGACGTTCGGGAAAGCGTTTTGCAAAATGACGAGGCTCCTCTTCCACCTGAACCTGTACGGCAGCATCGGATTCCTCACTTGTATCAGTGTGCAGCGATACCTGGGCATAGTGCACCCCATGAAGGTGCTGGGCAGGTGGAACCGCCGCCGCTCGCTGCTCATCAGCCTCCTGGTCTGGGGGCTGGTTCTAGCCCAAACCTCGGCCGATCTCCATTTCACCAAGACCAACCTCAATGGCACCAAATGCCATGACACCACCGTAAACGAGGAACTCACAGACTACCTGTTGTACGTGCAGGTTATTACTGTCACTGGATTCTCCATCCCTCTCCTCACCATTATAGCATCTTACTGTCAGATCGCTGTAGTTCTCAGCAGGAAAAACGATCTGAATAATACTCTGAAGGAACGTTCCAGGAATCTCGCGATCGTTGTAATGGTTgtattttccatttgttttacACCTTATCATGTTTTGCGTTATCTTAACTTAAATTTCAGACATTTTCAATTGAAAGGTCTTTGCGCACGGAATACCAACACCGTTTACTTGCTTTACCAGATTGCTAGAGGTATGGCCAGTTTAAATAGCTGCATTGACCCTTTGGTTTACCTTGTAGCCAGAGGTGACATGCTAACTAAAGTGAAAACATTCAAGAACAGACTACATCTGCCACTCACTTCGCCTAAATCAACTAATTGTAGAATTCCTCAAATGATTTTAATCACAGACGAAATGGTCATTCGTAAGGAGACAGCTGTGTAA